A region from the Paenarthrobacter aurescens genome encodes:
- a CDS encoding branched-chain amino acid ABC transporter permease, which translates to MDFGFILSSALGELFSPTTAAYALAALGLAVHFGYSGLLNFGQAGFMAVGAYGFAISTLTFDAPFFLALIISVLCSVIFAFILGIPTLRLRADYLAIVTIAAAEIVRYVVTTNQLTSVTGSANGLAAFENTFYAMNPFPEGSYMGMNNRDFFIRVVGWGLVIVCCLLVWLLMRSPWGRVLKGIREDENAVRSLGKNVYAYKMQALIIGGVLGALAGMIFTLPRGAVQPSNYGTELTFFLWTCLLLGGMATVLGPVIGAMIFWVVLSLTQSLLYGLIESGIITWLTTVQAGQLRYILVGVALMLLMIFRPQGVFGNKKELAFA; encoded by the coding sequence ATGGACTTCGGATTTATTCTCTCCAGCGCCCTTGGCGAATTGTTCAGCCCAACGACGGCGGCCTACGCACTTGCCGCTTTGGGCCTTGCGGTGCACTTTGGCTACTCAGGGCTGTTGAACTTCGGCCAGGCCGGCTTCATGGCCGTTGGCGCCTATGGTTTTGCTATTTCCACCCTCACATTCGACGCCCCGTTCTTCCTGGCACTGATCATTTCTGTTCTCTGCTCGGTCATCTTCGCATTCATCCTGGGTATACCCACCCTGCGGCTCAGGGCGGACTACCTGGCAATTGTCACCATCGCAGCGGCAGAAATTGTCCGCTACGTAGTTACCACCAACCAGCTCACCAGCGTCACAGGTTCCGCCAACGGCCTGGCAGCGTTTGAAAACACCTTCTATGCCATGAACCCCTTCCCCGAGGGCTCCTACATGGGCATGAACAACCGCGACTTCTTCATCCGCGTGGTGGGTTGGGGACTGGTGATCGTTTGCTGCCTCCTGGTGTGGCTCCTCATGCGCAGCCCCTGGGGCCGGGTCCTGAAGGGCATCCGCGAAGACGAGAACGCCGTCCGCTCTCTGGGCAAGAACGTCTACGCCTACAAGATGCAAGCCCTGATCATTGGTGGCGTACTGGGTGCCTTGGCGGGCATGATCTTCACACTCCCCCGCGGCGCCGTCCAACCGTCCAATTACGGTACGGAACTGACGTTCTTCCTGTGGACCTGCCTCCTGCTTGGCGGCATGGCCACTGTCCTGGGGCCGGTCATTGGAGCCATGATCTTCTGGGTGGTGCTTTCGCTGACCCAGAGCCTGCTCTACGGCCTCATTGAATCAGGAATCATTACCTGGCTGACCACCGTCCAGGCCGGCCAGTTGCGCTACATCCTGGTGGGTGTTGCGCTGATGCTGCTGATGATCTTCCGCCCGCAAGGCGTCTTCGGCAATAAGAAGGAGCTTGCTTTCGCATGA
- a CDS encoding branched-chain amino acid ABC transporter permease, producing MTVRTGCNGAAGTTPTVEVSILRSTLRDPSMRRSKGLQRVVGALFAALITALLIAAPSAQATTPSPSPSPTSFQNNISGFLRDDARAPIPGVKIKATGNGFEGEATSGANGAWTIGVPVQGTYTIELDTSTLPEGIALAEGQDNPRDVTFSQTSNLSVIFAFGEGIVVQQQDFGQNLLNRLVAGLSFGLLLALASVGLSLIFGTTGLTNFAHGEMVTLGAVLVFMFNAFGFPFWLAILLALVGGGLFGYVQDAGLWRPLRKRGSGLVPMMIVSIGLALAIRYVIQFFFGGATQQLPGAQSAEIQIGPVSISPNNLWSLIISAVVIALIGIVLLKTRLGKATRAVADNPALAAASGIDVDSVIRIVWIVGGVLASLGGILWAYYRPGVTFDMGSQILLLIFAGVTLGGLGTVFGALIGSIVVGIFVELTTVFGLPADLKYVGALFIMIVVLLFRPQGILGRRERVG from the coding sequence ATGACCGTTCGCACCGGCTGCAATGGCGCAGCCGGGACCACCCCCACTGTGGAGGTTTCCATTTTGAGAAGCACACTGCGCGACCCGTCCATGAGACGGTCCAAGGGACTGCAGAGAGTTGTGGGGGCGCTGTTCGCAGCCCTCATCACCGCTCTGTTGATCGCCGCCCCTTCGGCACAGGCAACCACCCCCTCGCCTTCGCCGTCACCGACGTCGTTCCAAAACAACATCAGCGGATTCCTCCGCGACGACGCCCGGGCCCCCATACCCGGCGTCAAGATCAAAGCCACGGGCAACGGATTTGAAGGTGAAGCCACCTCCGGAGCCAACGGAGCCTGGACAATCGGCGTTCCTGTCCAAGGCACCTACACCATTGAGCTGGACACCTCCACCTTGCCGGAGGGAATCGCACTGGCCGAGGGCCAGGATAATCCCCGCGATGTCACCTTCAGCCAAACATCAAACCTGTCGGTGATCTTCGCCTTTGGTGAGGGCATCGTGGTCCAGCAACAGGACTTTGGCCAAAACCTCCTCAATCGCCTGGTGGCGGGTCTTAGCTTTGGCCTGCTCCTTGCACTGGCCTCGGTAGGCCTTTCCCTGATCTTCGGCACCACCGGCCTGACCAACTTCGCCCACGGTGAGATGGTGACACTCGGTGCGGTACTGGTGTTCATGTTCAATGCCTTCGGATTCCCCTTCTGGCTGGCCATCCTGCTCGCACTGGTAGGCGGTGGTCTCTTTGGCTACGTCCAGGACGCAGGGCTTTGGCGGCCCCTGAGGAAGCGTGGCTCGGGCCTGGTCCCCATGATGATCGTCAGCATCGGCCTGGCACTGGCCATCCGCTACGTCATCCAGTTCTTCTTCGGCGGTGCAACACAGCAGCTGCCCGGCGCGCAGAGTGCAGAGATCCAGATCGGGCCGGTTTCGATCTCCCCGAACAACCTGTGGTCACTGATCATCAGCGCCGTGGTGATCGCCTTGATCGGCATCGTCCTGCTCAAGACCCGCCTCGGCAAGGCAACCCGCGCAGTAGCGGACAACCCCGCACTGGCAGCCGCCTCCGGCATCGACGTCGACTCCGTGATCCGCATTGTGTGGATTGTGGGCGGCGTCCTGGCATCCCTCGGTGGCATCCTGTGGGCTTACTACCGTCCAGGTGTCACCTTCGACATGGGCTCTCAGATCCTGCTGCTCATCTTCGCCGGTGTGACCCTGGGTGGTTTGGGAACCGTGTTCGGCGCCCTGATCGGCTCCATAGTGGTAGGCATCTTTGTGGAACTGACTACCGTGTTCGGCCTTCCCGCCGACCTCAAGTACGTCGGTGCCCTGTTCATCATGATTGTTGTTCTTCTGTTCCGACCGCAGGGTATCCTCGGCCGGCGTGAGCGTGTGGGTTAG
- a CDS encoding Bax inhibitor-1/YccA family protein, which translates to MALGGNPVFNGKNFRGAKQAPPVPQNPYGQQFNQAPGRAPGQVMDGHAAWSAQQQNMTNEQLQQMYNQPAAGPADTGRMTYDDVIMKTVACLVVLIIGAGVTLFVAPALSTTLMIVGALGGFVLALVNTFKKQPSPALILAYAGLEGLFLGGLTRILDGMYPGVGLQAVIGTLAVFGVTLVLFKSGKVRATPKLVRFFMIATIGYAVFALINMVMMWTGAVQSPFGLRTELTIAGIPLGVFIGILAIGLAAFSLIMDFTSIEEGVRAGAPERYSWVAAFGLTVTLVWLYVEIIRLLAILRGDD; encoded by the coding sequence ATGGCACTTGGCGGAAACCCAGTCTTCAACGGAAAGAATTTCCGTGGAGCAAAGCAGGCCCCGCCTGTACCGCAGAACCCGTACGGCCAGCAGTTCAACCAGGCACCCGGCCGCGCGCCGGGCCAGGTCATGGACGGCCATGCGGCATGGTCTGCCCAGCAGCAGAACATGACCAATGAGCAACTGCAGCAGATGTACAACCAGCCCGCTGCAGGCCCGGCTGATACCGGACGCATGACCTATGACGACGTCATCATGAAGACCGTCGCCTGCCTCGTGGTTCTTATCATTGGCGCCGGCGTCACGCTCTTCGTGGCACCTGCGCTCTCCACCACGCTCATGATCGTTGGTGCCTTGGGCGGCTTCGTCCTGGCCCTGGTCAATACGTTCAAGAAGCAGCCCTCACCGGCCCTGATCCTTGCCTATGCAGGCCTTGAAGGCCTGTTCCTTGGTGGCCTCACGCGCATCCTGGACGGCATGTACCCCGGCGTCGGCCTCCAGGCTGTGATCGGTACGCTGGCAGTCTTCGGCGTCACCCTGGTGCTCTTCAAGAGCGGCAAGGTCCGCGCTACCCCCAAGCTGGTGCGCTTCTTCATGATCGCCACCATTGGTTACGCGGTCTTCGCGCTGATCAACATGGTGATGATGTGGACCGGCGCCGTGCAGTCGCCGTTCGGCCTCCGCACTGAACTGACCATCGCAGGCATCCCGCTGGGTGTCTTCATCGGCATCCTGGCCATCGGCCTGGCAGCGTTCTCGCTGATCATGGACTTCACCAGCATCGAAGAAGGCGTCCGCGCCGGCGCCCCGGAGCGTTACTCCTGGGTTGCAGCATTCGGCCTGACGGTCACCTTGGTTTGGCTCTACGTGGAAATCATCCGCCTGCTGGCAATCCTGCGAGGCGACGACTAG
- a CDS encoding acetyl-CoA C-acetyltransferase, which produces MTEAVIVSTARSPIGRAFKGSLKDERPDDLATAMVQAALAKVPGFDPAAEDGHGLDDILLGCAEPSGEAGSNMARVVAVLAGLDRVPAATINRFCASSLQTLRMAFHAIKSGEAHAIVSAGVESVSRYQNWAGAGETDSANHNPLFEAAAQRTASRAASNIPWTDPRLGGRLPDIYISMGQTAENVSTTHGISRAEQDEWAVLSQNRAEAAIASGFYARDITPYTRRDGFVVDTDDSPRPGVTLEAVSALQPVFRSEGTVTAGNACPLNDGAAAVLVMSDSRARELGLEPLARVVSTGVSALSPELMGMGPVESTRRALALAGLTMEDIDLVELNEAFAVQVVASARELGIDPAKLNVHGGAIALGHPFGMTGARMTSTLLNGLKERDGTLGLATLCVGGGQGMAVVFERLS; this is translated from the coding sequence ATGACTGAGGCTGTCATTGTTTCCACTGCAAGAAGCCCTATTGGCAGGGCGTTCAAGGGCTCCCTGAAGGACGAACGTCCAGATGACCTGGCTACTGCCATGGTGCAGGCCGCACTCGCAAAAGTGCCGGGTTTCGATCCGGCTGCCGAGGACGGACACGGTTTGGACGACATCCTGCTGGGATGCGCTGAGCCCAGCGGTGAGGCCGGCTCCAACATGGCACGGGTGGTGGCCGTCCTGGCAGGGCTGGACCGTGTACCCGCCGCCACCATCAACCGCTTCTGCGCCTCGAGCCTGCAAACCCTGCGGATGGCGTTCCATGCCATCAAGTCAGGGGAAGCGCACGCCATAGTCTCCGCAGGCGTGGAGAGTGTGTCCAGATATCAGAACTGGGCCGGGGCAGGCGAAACGGATTCCGCCAACCACAATCCGCTCTTCGAAGCAGCCGCCCAGCGCACGGCCTCCCGTGCGGCGTCGAACATCCCTTGGACCGATCCCAGGCTTGGTGGACGGCTGCCGGACATCTACATCTCCATGGGCCAGACAGCGGAAAATGTGTCCACCACCCACGGCATCAGCCGGGCCGAGCAGGACGAATGGGCTGTCCTGAGCCAAAATCGTGCAGAGGCCGCCATCGCTTCAGGGTTCTATGCCCGGGACATCACGCCGTATACGCGCAGGGACGGCTTTGTGGTGGACACAGATGATTCACCCCGGCCAGGGGTCACCCTGGAAGCGGTGTCCGCTTTGCAGCCCGTCTTCCGTTCGGAGGGGACGGTGACAGCAGGCAACGCATGCCCGCTCAACGACGGCGCAGCGGCAGTACTGGTAATGAGCGACTCACGCGCCCGGGAACTGGGACTGGAGCCCCTCGCCCGGGTGGTCTCAACGGGCGTTAGCGCCCTCTCCCCCGAGCTCATGGGCATGGGGCCTGTGGAATCCACGCGGCGAGCCCTGGCGCTGGCAGGGCTGACCATGGAGGACATTGATCTGGTGGAGCTCAATGAAGCCTTCGCCGTGCAGGTAGTGGCGAGCGCCCGTGAATTGGGGATTGATCCCGCAAAGCTCAACGTCCATGGTGGTGCAATCGCCCTGGGTCACCCCTTTGGCATGACCGGCGCCCGCATGACCAGCACGCTGCTCAACGGCCTCAAAGAACGCGATGGAACCCTGGGCCTGGCCACGCTGTGCGTTGGCGGAGGCCAGGGAATGGCAGTGGTCTTTGAGCGTTTGAGCTGA
- the galK gene encoding galactokinase, which produces MSTTTETGVLAARFEETFGAAADGVWQAPGRVNLIGEHTDYNEGFVLPFAIDKTAKVALRVRSDSKVRMLSTFGGHGVVEADLADSEPGSGEGWSRYPLGVAWALKERGITVPGFDLLLDSDVPSGAGLSSSHAIECAVISALNELTGAGLSAEELVLATQRAENVFVGAPTGIMDQSASLRGAKGHAVFLDCRDQHVELVPFDAEASGLVLLVIDTKVSHSHADGGYASRRASCELGAEILGVKALRDVGVERLEEASGLLDETTLRRVRHVVTENDRVLQTVEVLASAGPAAIGALLDASHVSMRDDFEISCPELDLAVDTSRANGAIGARMTGGGFGGSAIALTPVGQEHQVRDAVVRSFAEAGFTAPDIFTVTPAAGALRLA; this is translated from the coding sequence ATGAGCACCACCACCGAGACCGGCGTTCTGGCCGCCCGCTTCGAAGAAACGTTCGGGGCGGCTGCCGACGGCGTCTGGCAGGCGCCGGGCCGCGTCAACCTGATCGGGGAACACACTGACTACAACGAGGGCTTCGTGCTGCCCTTCGCCATCGATAAGACAGCCAAGGTAGCCCTGCGGGTCCGCAGCGACTCAAAAGTGCGCATGCTGTCCACTTTCGGTGGGCACGGCGTAGTGGAAGCTGACCTCGCGGACTCCGAACCCGGATCCGGCGAGGGCTGGTCCCGCTACCCCCTCGGCGTCGCCTGGGCGCTCAAGGAACGCGGCATTACGGTGCCCGGCTTTGATCTCCTCCTGGATTCCGATGTCCCCTCCGGCGCGGGCCTGTCCTCGTCCCACGCCATTGAATGCGCCGTCATTTCTGCCCTCAACGAGTTGACCGGCGCCGGACTGTCGGCCGAAGAGTTGGTATTGGCCACCCAGCGAGCGGAGAACGTGTTTGTGGGAGCACCCACGGGCATCATGGATCAGTCGGCGTCCTTGCGGGGGGCCAAGGGACATGCCGTGTTCCTTGACTGCCGCGACCAGCACGTGGAGCTTGTCCCGTTCGATGCAGAAGCGTCCGGGCTGGTCCTGCTGGTGATCGACACCAAGGTGTCGCACTCGCACGCCGACGGCGGTTACGCCTCCCGCCGCGCGTCCTGCGAGTTGGGTGCCGAAATCCTTGGCGTCAAGGCACTGCGCGACGTCGGCGTGGAACGTCTGGAGGAAGCCTCAGGACTGCTGGACGAAACCACCCTCCGCAGGGTCCGTCACGTGGTCACGGAGAACGATCGCGTACTTCAGACGGTGGAGGTCCTGGCCTCCGCAGGCCCGGCCGCCATTGGTGCTTTGCTCGATGCCAGCCACGTTTCCATGCGCGACGATTTTGAGATCTCCTGCCCGGAACTTGACCTCGCAGTGGACACCTCCCGCGCCAACGGCGCAATCGGTGCCCGCATGACCGGCGGCGGCTTTGGCGGCTCGGCCATCGCACTGACTCCGGTGGGACAGGAACACCAGGTGCGCGACGCCGTCGTGCGTTCCTTCGCGGAGGCCGGCTTCACCGCCCCGGACATCTTCACCGTCACTCCGGCCGCTGGAGCCCTCCGACTGGCCTGA
- the galT gene encoding galactose-1-phosphate uridylyltransferase: MRRITSTRLADSRELIYFDDPGTRERTPESLVDHRELPARGEPGEVRYDALSGDWVAVAAHRQTRTHLPPADQCPICPTTAANPSEIPASDYDVVVFENRFPSLGPAVGDIPPLPSAGHSGHNIKGAAYGRCEVVAFTPQHTGSFAELGQTRARTVIEAWAQRTETLSALPGIKQVFPFENRGADIGVTLHHPHGQIYAYPYVTPRAAQLGAVARKYYDDVDAKETLGASLLRAEREDGSRMVLEARHFSAYVPFAARWPLEIHLVPHRSVPDLAALTGEERDELSHVYLDLLNRLDALYPTPMPYISAWHQAPLDPLLRPAGQLHLQLTSPRRAADKLKYLAGSEAAMGAFINDTTPEAVAERLRSVAPDSSNKTLEGTRA; encoded by the coding sequence ATGCGCCGTATCACCAGCACCCGCCTCGCGGACAGCCGAGAGCTGATCTACTTTGACGACCCCGGAACCAGGGAGCGAACCCCGGAGTCCTTAGTGGACCACCGCGAGCTCCCGGCCCGGGGCGAGCCCGGAGAGGTGCGCTATGACGCCCTGTCCGGCGACTGGGTGGCAGTTGCCGCGCATCGCCAGACGCGCACGCACCTTCCCCCGGCTGATCAATGCCCCATCTGCCCCACCACCGCGGCAAATCCCTCGGAAATTCCGGCCTCGGACTATGACGTGGTGGTGTTCGAGAACCGCTTCCCGTCGCTGGGCCCGGCAGTTGGCGATATCCCGCCGCTTCCCTCCGCTGGACATTCGGGCCACAACATTAAAGGGGCGGCATATGGACGCTGCGAGGTTGTTGCCTTCACTCCGCAGCACACCGGATCTTTTGCCGAACTGGGCCAAACGCGTGCGCGAACGGTCATTGAAGCATGGGCCCAAAGGACAGAAACACTAAGCGCCCTGCCCGGCATCAAGCAGGTGTTTCCGTTCGAGAACCGCGGCGCGGACATCGGAGTCACCCTGCATCACCCGCACGGCCAGATTTACGCGTACCCGTACGTGACGCCCCGCGCCGCGCAGCTCGGCGCGGTGGCGCGGAAATACTACGACGACGTCGACGCGAAGGAAACGCTCGGAGCTTCCCTCCTCAGGGCCGAACGTGAGGACGGCAGCCGCATGGTCCTGGAGGCCAGGCATTTCAGCGCCTATGTACCTTTCGCCGCGCGCTGGCCTTTGGAAATCCACTTGGTTCCCCACCGCAGCGTCCCGGACCTTGCCGCGCTTACGGGCGAAGAACGCGATGAGCTTTCGCACGTCTACCTGGACCTGCTCAACAGGCTTGACGCCCTGTACCCCACCCCCATGCCGTACATCTCCGCCTGGCATCAGGCCCCACTGGATCCCCTCCTGCGCCCGGCGGGCCAGCTGCACCTGCAGCTCACCTCCCCTCGTCGCGCCGCGGATAAACTCAAGTATCTGGCCGGTTCTGAGGCTGCCATGGGGGCGTTCATCAACGACACCACGCCCGAGGCCGTGGCCGAACGGCTGCGCAGCGTCGCCCCTGATTCTTCGAACAAGACCCTGGAAGGCACACGAGCATGA
- a CDS encoding aldose 1-epimerase family protein yields the protein MSASPSPADSAHQSESRRFATGRQFEIRRDDALAVITELAAGLRLYSRGGVQLTESYSDDQIPPGATGITLAPWANRVEDGVWYLEGKKQQLDITEASRNNASHGLLRNTGYALVDESEFSVTLEATVFPQHGYPFLLRHHVRYELDQNLDLRVSQTLINDSHSRAPFVLGAHPYLRLGDVAPEDLILTVHAGTRLVADERLIPRSTAPADGQFDFSGGSAVGELLVDVALTDLTFDGGLARHTLSAPDGRTVSLEQDENCGYVHVFVTDTFPGRSKAVALEPMTGPANAFNSGDGLRWLEPGEAFSMTWGITASL from the coding sequence ATGTCTGCCTCTCCCTCGCCAGCCGATTCAGCCCATCAGTCCGAGTCCCGCCGCTTTGCCACGGGCCGTCAATTTGAGATCCGCAGGGACGATGCGCTCGCCGTCATCACCGAACTAGCGGCCGGCTTGAGGCTCTACTCCCGGGGCGGAGTCCAACTGACTGAAAGCTACAGCGACGACCAGATCCCGCCAGGGGCCACAGGGATCACCTTGGCACCGTGGGCCAACCGGGTAGAAGATGGCGTCTGGTACTTGGAGGGCAAGAAACAGCAGCTTGACATCACTGAGGCCTCACGCAACAACGCCAGCCATGGCCTGCTGCGCAACACCGGGTACGCGCTGGTGGACGAATCCGAATTCTCCGTGACGCTCGAAGCCACAGTCTTTCCACAGCATGGCTACCCTTTTCTGCTGCGCCACCACGTGCGTTATGAACTGGACCAAAACCTTGATCTTCGGGTCTCGCAGACGCTGATCAACGACTCCCACAGCCGGGCTCCCTTCGTTCTGGGCGCCCACCCGTACCTGCGGCTTGGCGATGTAGCCCCTGAAGACCTGATCCTGACTGTCCACGCCGGGACGCGGTTGGTGGCGGATGAGCGCCTCATCCCGCGCAGCACCGCTCCCGCGGACGGTCAGTTCGATTTCTCCGGCGGGTCAGCCGTGGGGGAGCTGCTGGTGGACGTTGCGTTGACGGACCTGACGTTCGACGGCGGCCTGGCTCGCCACACGCTTTCGGCACCGGATGGACGCACCGTGAGCCTGGAGCAGGACGAAAACTGCGGGTATGTGCACGTCTTTGTGACGGACACCTTCCCTGGACGTTCCAAGGCTGTTGCCCTTGAGCCCATGACCGGGCCGGCCAACGCCTTCAACAGCGGTGATGGCCTCCGCTGGTTGGAGCCAGGGGAGGCGTTCAGCATGACGTGGGGAATCACCGCATCCCTCTGA
- a CDS encoding AI-2E family transporter, which yields MTPTPDAKTRSDRQIAEDIPYGVRIAAAWSWRAGLILLMIGALVWLLGKVSFLIIPVMVAALLAGLLHPVVAWLRNRKVPNGGAVAITVLGFIGVIGGALALVGRQLVTGFGALWQEALAGIQQIQTWLADGPLHLTADQIDQYISDGADALQNNSSSILSGALSFGSTAGHFAAGLVLALFILIFFLLEGPRIWAFMVRLLPKSARRATDGAGRRGWTSMVSYVRIQMFVAFVDAVGIGVGAAIIQVPLALPLAVLVFIGSFIPVVGALVTGAIAVLLALVANGPINALIMLAIVLVVQQLESHILQPLVMGKAVALHPVAVILSVAAGSYLAGIPGALFAVPLLAVVNTAVRYIAGRTWEHDEGLGGVELQPAAASAGPNGDANFKEVHLPRPETRLGKDVAGKTKASGSPSVEEPQANTNKGE from the coding sequence ATGACGCCAACACCGGACGCCAAAACACGTTCTGACCGCCAAATCGCCGAAGACATTCCCTATGGCGTGCGCATTGCTGCAGCCTGGTCCTGGCGGGCGGGCCTGATCCTGCTCATGATCGGTGCCCTGGTCTGGCTGCTGGGCAAGGTCAGCTTCCTCATTATTCCGGTGATGGTTGCTGCGCTGTTGGCTGGCCTCCTGCACCCGGTGGTGGCGTGGTTGCGCAATCGCAAGGTTCCCAACGGGGGAGCAGTCGCCATCACAGTGCTGGGCTTCATCGGCGTGATCGGCGGTGCCCTGGCGTTGGTAGGCAGGCAACTGGTCACCGGCTTTGGAGCGCTGTGGCAGGAAGCCCTGGCAGGCATCCAGCAGATTCAAACCTGGCTGGCTGATGGACCCTTGCACCTGACCGCAGACCAGATTGACCAGTACATTTCCGATGGCGCGGATGCGCTGCAGAACAACAGCAGCAGCATCCTCAGCGGAGCATTGTCCTTTGGCAGCACGGCCGGCCACTTTGCTGCCGGTCTTGTCCTGGCCCTGTTCATCCTCATCTTCTTCCTCCTGGAAGGGCCGCGGATCTGGGCGTTCATGGTCCGCCTCCTGCCCAAGAGTGCACGAAGGGCCACTGATGGGGCAGGGCGCCGGGGCTGGACGTCCATGGTCAGCTACGTACGGATTCAGATGTTCGTGGCGTTCGTGGACGCCGTGGGTATTGGCGTGGGCGCGGCCATCATCCAGGTACCTTTGGCCCTGCCTTTGGCTGTCCTGGTATTCATCGGCTCGTTCATCCCGGTGGTGGGTGCTTTGGTGACCGGTGCCATCGCCGTGCTGCTCGCCCTGGTGGCCAACGGCCCCATTAACGCGCTGATCATGCTGGCAATCGTCCTGGTAGTGCAGCAGCTTGAAAGCCACATCCTCCAGCCCTTGGTGATGGGTAAGGCCGTGGCTCTGCACCCGGTGGCCGTGATCCTCTCGGTTGCCGCAGGTTCCTACCTCGCCGGCATCCCAGGGGCTCTGTTCGCGGTCCCGCTGCTCGCCGTAGTAAACACGGCAGTTCGCTACATTGCGGGCAGGACGTGGGAACATGATGAAGGACTGGGCGGTGTGGAACTCCAACCGGCTGCCGCTTCGGCGGGGCCCAATGGCGATGCCAACTTCAAGGAGGTCCACCTCCCACGGCCCGAAACCCGCCTCGGTAAAGACGTTGCCGGCAAGACCAAGGCTTCGGGGAGCCCCTCTGTTGAGGAGCCTCAAGCCAACACCAATAAAGGAGAATAG
- the ilvA gene encoding threonine ammonia-lyase: protein MNTLETLPVTLDDVLKAQELLEGIITKTPVESSRALGSLVGGNVFFKCENLQRAGSFKVRGAYVRMARLTEDEKKRGVVAASAGNHAQGVAVAAKSLGINARIYMPLGVALPKLAATRSHGAEVVLHGHNVDEALAEAQRYANETGAVFVHPFDNVDVVAGQGTIGLEILDQIPNVDTILMGVGGGGLLAGVAVAIKARAKELGREIRVIGVQAENAAAYPPSLAADALVPLKKVTTMADGIAVGRPGQLPFSIIRELVDDVVTVSEDSLARALIFLLERAKMVVEPAGAVGVAALMDGKIENPGNTAVVLSGGNIDPMLMLKVIQRGLSAAGRFMTVRMMLDDRPGSLATIARIIAENDANVTGLDHTRLGGSISMGDVSITINLETKGHEHGEQVLGALRAEGFQPIVVH, encoded by the coding sequence GTGAATACCCTCGAAACCCTGCCCGTCACGCTGGACGATGTCCTTAAGGCGCAGGAGCTGCTCGAGGGCATTATTACCAAGACTCCTGTGGAGTCCTCCCGTGCGCTCGGCAGCCTCGTGGGCGGCAACGTCTTTTTCAAATGCGAGAACCTCCAGCGTGCAGGCTCCTTCAAGGTTCGCGGCGCCTACGTGCGCATGGCCCGGCTGACAGAGGATGAAAAGAAGCGCGGTGTAGTTGCCGCCTCGGCAGGCAACCACGCCCAGGGCGTGGCAGTGGCCGCCAAGAGCCTGGGCATCAACGCCCGCATCTACATGCCGTTGGGCGTGGCCCTGCCCAAACTGGCTGCCACCAGGAGCCATGGCGCTGAAGTTGTCCTCCACGGCCACAACGTGGATGAGGCCCTCGCCGAGGCGCAGCGATACGCCAACGAGACAGGCGCGGTGTTCGTCCACCCCTTCGACAACGTCGATGTTGTTGCCGGCCAGGGCACCATCGGGCTGGAAATCCTGGACCAGATCCCCAACGTGGACACCATCCTCATGGGCGTTGGCGGCGGTGGGCTCCTGGCAGGGGTTGCGGTGGCCATCAAGGCCAGGGCAAAAGAACTCGGCCGCGAGATCAGGGTAATCGGCGTGCAGGCAGAAAATGCCGCAGCCTACCCGCCCTCCCTCGCTGCTGACGCCTTGGTCCCGCTGAAGAAGGTCACCACCATGGCCGACGGCATCGCCGTAGGACGGCCCGGCCAGTTGCCGTTCAGCATCATCCGCGAGCTTGTTGACGATGTTGTTACCGTGAGCGAGGACTCTCTTGCCCGCGCCCTGATCTTCCTGCTCGAGCGCGCCAAAATGGTGGTGGAGCCGGCAGGTGCGGTGGGAGTAGCCGCGCTCATGGACGGCAAGATCGAAAACCCGGGGAACACCGCCGTCGTGCTTTCCGGCGGCAACATCGATCCCATGCTCATGCTCAAAGTCATCCAGCGCGGTCTCTCGGCCGCAGGCCGCTTCATGACCGTCCGGATGATGCTCGATGACCGCCCGGGTTCCTTGGCCACAATCGCCCGCATCATCGCTGAAAACGACGCCAACGTTACCGGCCTGGATCACACGCGTTTGGGTGGCTCCATCAGCATGGGCGACGTCTCCATCACTATTAACCTGGAAACCAAAGGCCACGAACACGGCGAGCAGGTCCTCGGTGCACTGCGGGCCGAGGGCTTCCAGCCAATCGTGGTGCACTGA